One Thermodesulfobacteriota bacterium DNA segment encodes these proteins:
- the groES gene encoding co-chaperone GroES — MKVRPLHDKVLIQRLDSEETTKGGIIIPDSAKEKPQEGKVIAVGNGRVLEDGSTKPLEVKKGDKILFSKYGGTDIRIDGEDYLILSEEEILAVVD, encoded by the coding sequence ATGAAGGTAAGGCCATTACACGACAAGGTTTTAATTCAGAGACTCGATAGCGAAGAAACCACCAAAGGCGGTATCATCATTCCCGACTCCGCAAAGGAGAAACCGCAGGAGGGCAAGGTAATAGCGGTTGGTAACGGCAGGGTCCTCGAGGACGGCTCGACCAAGCCGCTCGAAGTCAAGAAGGGAGACAAGATTCTCTTCAGCAAGTACGGCGGTACGGACATCAGGATCGACGGCGAAGACTACCTCATACTCAGCGAGGAAGAAATTCTGGCCGTAGTTGATTAA